In a single window of the Candidatus Tisiphia endosymbiont of Nemotelus nigrinus genome:
- a CDS encoding MraY family glycosyltransferase → MSDFTNYSFLFLLSFIATSFLTWLLIFNLPSFGMVDIPNPRRTHNRITPRGGGLAIVIVLIIGLITYEYFTTKTLINSIKIVPLLLIISTISFLDDLISVPVFIRLIIHIICSTIGIIIFLSPALLFHHELPLYVDFVLSIIYLTTFLNIYNFLDGIDGISGAESIHLSITILIICYLKHDIIININFIIVLNVIILACSIGFLIFNWHPAKIFIGDVGSISLGFLLGLCLILISASSIDLFIASSIASLYYMTDGGLTILIRLLNKEKIWQPHLKHFFQKAVRNGKTHREVVCRIIICNILLMVLSISSLYFPLVSTILAVLVVMVTIINFAHETTQP, encoded by the coding sequence ATGAGTGATTTTACTAATTATAGTTTTTTATTTTTGTTATCTTTTATAGCAACAAGCTTTCTTACTTGGCTATTGATTTTCAATCTTCCATCTTTTGGAATGGTAGATATACCGAATCCACGTAGAACACATAATAGAATTACACCAAGAGGAGGAGGGCTTGCTATAGTAATAGTGCTAATAATTGGTCTTATCACCTATGAATATTTTACGACAAAAACGCTGATAAACTCAATTAAGATTGTACCCTTATTATTGATCATTTCTACAATTTCATTTTTAGATGATCTTATCTCTGTTCCTGTATTTATAAGACTAATTATTCACATAATTTGTTCTACAATAGGCATTATAATATTTTTATCTCCGGCATTATTGTTTCATCATGAATTACCATTATATGTTGATTTTGTGTTATCTATAATATACTTGACTACCTTTTTAAATATTTATAATTTTCTTGATGGGATAGATGGTATTAGTGGAGCTGAATCTATTCATTTATCTATTACCATATTAATAATTTGTTATTTAAAGCATGATATAATAATAAACATAAATTTTATAATTGTACTTAACGTCATCATATTGGCGTGTTCTATAGGTTTTTTGATATTTAACTGGCATCCCGCTAAAATATTTATAGGAGACGTAGGTAGTATAAGTTTAGGATTTTTACTAGGTTTATGTTTAATACTTATTTCAGCTTCTAGTATTGATTTATTTATTGCTTCATCTATTGCTAGTTTATATTACATGACCGATGGAGGATTAACCATATTAATTAGACTACTTAATAAGGAAAAGATTTGGCAACCTCATTTAAAGCATTTTTTTCAAAAAGCAGTTAGAAATGGTAAAACTCATAGGGAAGTAGTGTGTAGAATTATAATATGCAATATATTACTGATGGTATTATCAATCAGTTCTTTGTATTTTCCTTTAGTATCGACTATTCTTGCTGTATTAGTAGTAATGGTTACAATCATTAATTTTGCCCATGAAACCACTCAGCCATGA
- a CDS encoding Npt1/Npt2 family nucleotide transporter: MTIIKSNSFRSKFRTIFWPIHNHELGKFIPMCGLMFCVLFNQNILRILKDSILISEISAEVVSFTKVYCVTPAAALFVIIYAKMLNHCSFEKIYGYLITFFIGFFILFAFIIYPNVHIFHINPNSLEQIMGNYPHLKWYIALIGNWSYVVFYTLSELWPNVFYVLLFWQFANELTTTEEAKRFYTLFSLFGNSALIFVGFLMLNLSSANTIAKYFFTVPDNKTILVKVSTSFVIVAAIISYLLVRFISKNVFTNPTFYAKAKAGRSTKDGIGLVESFRYIIRSKYLWLMLICSAAFGLSINLVEAVWKAKIKELYPTVNSYAEFNSLYILWTGVTIMVMTIIGNNIMRSHSWFVAAVISPVIVMVTGTLFFILIVFDHQILSLFDSAILMTPLALAVSIGALQNILAKGTKYSLWDTSKEMLYIPLDRELKTKGKAAVDVISSKVGKSSSGLIQSVIFTLVPTATFSSISPFLMGVFIVVCVAWIYSVRKIYFEYKKIV, translated from the coding sequence ATGACTATTATAAAGTCAAATTCATTTAGAAGCAAATTCAGAACTATCTTTTGGCCTATCCATAATCATGAACTTGGAAAATTCATACCGATGTGTGGTTTGATGTTCTGTGTCTTATTTAACCAAAATATATTAAGAATTTTAAAAGATAGCATTTTAATTTCAGAGATTAGTGCTGAAGTAGTAAGTTTCACTAAAGTTTATTGTGTAACACCTGCAGCAGCTCTATTCGTTATAATCTATGCTAAGATGCTTAATCATTGTAGTTTTGAAAAGATTTACGGCTATTTAATTACTTTTTTTATTGGGTTCTTTATTCTTTTTGCTTTTATCATTTATCCAAATGTCCATATTTTTCATATTAACCCAAATTCGCTAGAACAAATTATGGGGAATTATCCTCATTTAAAATGGTATATAGCTTTAATTGGTAACTGGAGTTATGTGGTATTTTATACATTATCTGAGCTTTGGCCGAATGTCTTTTATGTTTTACTGTTTTGGCAGTTTGCTAATGAACTTACTACAACAGAAGAAGCAAAAAGATTTTATACTCTTTTTTCATTATTTGGTAATTCTGCTTTAATCTTCGTTGGCTTTTTGATGTTAAACTTATCATCTGCTAACACCATTGCTAAATATTTTTTTACCGTACCGGACAATAAAACTATATTGGTAAAAGTATCAACAAGTTTCGTGATAGTTGCAGCTATTATATCATATTTACTTGTAAGATTTATTAGCAAAAATGTTTTTACCAATCCAACATTTTATGCAAAGGCTAAAGCCGGTAGATCGACTAAAGATGGTATTGGCTTAGTGGAAAGTTTTAGATATATCATAAGATCAAAATATTTATGGTTAATGCTAATTTGCTCTGCTGCCTTTGGTTTATCAATAAATTTGGTAGAAGCAGTATGGAAAGCAAAAATTAAAGAATTATACCCCACTGTTAATAGTTATGCAGAATTCAACAGCCTTTATATTCTTTGGACTGGAGTGACTATTATGGTAATGACTATAATAGGCAATAATATAATGCGTAGTCATAGCTGGTTTGTTGCTGCCGTAATTTCACCAGTTATCGTTATGGTTACGGGGACATTGTTCTTTATCTTAATCGTATTTGACCATCAAATATTATCTCTATTTGACAGTGCTATTCTTATGACTCCATTGGCTCTAGCAGTATCAATTGGGGCTTTACAAAATATTCTAGCAAAAGGTACTAAATATTCACTTTGGGATACCTCTAAAGAGATGTTGTATATCCCTCTTGATAGGGAATTAAAAACCAAAGGTAAAGCCGCTGTTGACGTCATTAGCTCGAAAGTTGGTAAATCTTCGAGTGGATTAATACAGTCAGTTATTTTTACCTTGGTACCAACAGCAACTTTTAGCTCTATTTCACCATTTTTAATGGGTGTATTTATCGTTGTTTGCGTTGCATGGATTTACTCAGTAAGAAAAATATACTTTGAATATAAGAAAATAGTCTAA
- the map gene encoding type I methionyl aminopeptidase → MTITIHTLEEFKKMHIAGKLAAKTLDFITNYVKPGVSTIYLNDLCHDFIVSNNAIPAPLNYNGFPKSICTSVNHVVCHGIPNNKPIKNGDIINIDVTVIVDGWHGDTSRMYYVGDVGIKAKRLVQVTYDAMMIGIELVKPGVHLGTIGNAIQNYVEKHNYSVVRNYTGHGIGRIFHTEPNILHYGKAGTGLVLEEGMFFTIEPMVNAGHHSTHLSKLDDWTVTTSDKSLSAQFEHSLGVTKDGFDIFTLSPKHLTYPPYKIDL, encoded by the coding sequence ATGACCATAACCATCCATACACTAGAAGAGTTTAAGAAAATGCATATTGCAGGCAAACTGGCTGCAAAAACCTTAGATTTCATTACTAATTATGTAAAACCAGGAGTGAGTACCATTTATTTAAATGATCTCTGTCATGACTTTATTGTATCCAATAATGCAATTCCTGCCCCTTTAAACTATAATGGCTTCCCGAAGTCAATTTGTACTTCTGTTAATCATGTAGTATGCCATGGTATTCCAAATAACAAACCTATTAAAAATGGTGATATAATAAACATTGATGTTACCGTAATTGTTGATGGATGGCATGGAGATACTAGTAGAATGTATTACGTTGGTGACGTTGGAATTAAAGCAAAACGCTTAGTGCAAGTTACTTATGATGCTATGATGATAGGAATTGAACTAGTGAAACCGGGAGTACATTTAGGAACTATTGGAAATGCTATACAAAATTATGTTGAGAAGCATAATTATTCCGTTGTTAGAAATTATACTGGTCACGGAATAGGGCGTATATTTCATACAGAGCCAAATATTCTACATTACGGTAAAGCTGGCACTGGCTTGGTATTGGAGGAAGGTATGTTTTTTACTATTGAACCAATGGTAAATGCTGGACATCACTCCACCCATCTTAGTAAATTAGACGATTGGACCGTCACCACAAGTGATAAATCATTATCAGCACAGTTTGAGCATAGTTTAGGTGTAACTAAAGATGGTTTTGACATTTTTACTTTGTCACCAAAACACTTGACATATCCACCTTATAAAATAGATTTATGA
- the ubiB gene encoding 2-polyprenylphenol 6-hydroxylase: MISLLLNFLYILRVVSKQQILTYPDTVKLPYRLKFLGWMITIVFYPIGLFKPPKDDFGMRLTDCFKKLGPVYIKFGQNLSTRPDLIGVKITNYLQSLQDKLPPFSSNIARQIIEESFGQSADELFSTFEDIPVAAASISQVHRARLKSGELVAVKILRPKIHHTYNKDIKLLYILARLIARIFTKLKRLRLVAVMDVFNASMKFELDLRLEAAAASEQFDNFQNDVNIYIPKVYWQLTHEHIITTEWVDGISIYAQDKLIEQGLEPAKIAQKLAIVFFNQVYRDGFFHADLHPGNILVRSDGSIVLLDFGIMGRLSDKDRMAIAESLFGFISKNYKLVALVHLRAGYIHQNTDLDLFAQACRAVSEPIIGYTIKNISIGKLLAQLFKITEDFGMEVQPQLLLLQKTIVVVEGVGRQLDPEINMWQLIEPWIKKWAAKNLSLEAKLLRVLKHLVTESLQKII, from the coding sequence ATGATTAGCTTATTATTGAATTTTTTGTACATATTAAGAGTGGTAAGCAAGCAGCAAATTCTGACTTATCCAGATACCGTAAAATTACCATATAGGTTAAAATTTCTTGGCTGGATGATAACTATAGTATTTTATCCGATTGGTTTATTTAAACCACCAAAAGATGATTTTGGTATGAGATTAACTGATTGTTTTAAGAAGCTAGGTCCTGTTTATATAAAATTTGGACAAAATCTTTCCACCAGACCAGATCTTATAGGAGTCAAGATTACTAACTATTTGCAATCTTTACAGGATAAGCTGCCACCTTTTAGTAGTAATATAGCACGACAGATTATTGAAGAGTCTTTTGGACAAAGTGCCGATGAGCTATTTTCCACCTTTGAGGATATACCAGTTGCAGCGGCTTCAATTTCCCAAGTACACAGAGCTAGGCTGAAATCGGGGGAATTGGTTGCAGTAAAAATATTGCGTCCCAAAATTCATCATACATATAATAAGGACATTAAACTTTTATATATTCTGGCTAGGCTAATAGCGAGAATATTTACAAAATTAAAAAGATTGCGACTAGTAGCAGTAATGGACGTATTTAACGCTAGTATGAAGTTTGAGCTTGATCTACGTTTAGAAGCAGCTGCCGCCTCAGAACAGTTCGACAATTTTCAAAATGATGTTAATATATATATTCCTAAAGTTTATTGGCAACTGACACACGAACATATAATAACCACAGAATGGGTGGATGGAATATCAATTTATGCTCAAGATAAACTTATAGAACAGGGATTAGAACCAGCTAAAATAGCTCAAAAACTTGCTATAGTGTTTTTTAATCAAGTATATAGAGATGGTTTTTTCCATGCAGATTTGCACCCTGGCAATATTCTAGTTAGGTCAGATGGTAGTATAGTATTACTAGATTTTGGTATTATGGGTAGATTGTCTGATAAAGATAGAATGGCAATTGCTGAGAGCTTATTTGGTTTTATAAGTAAAAACTATAAGTTAGTAGCACTTGTCCATCTTAGAGCTGGTTATATACATCAAAATACCGATCTTGACCTTTTTGCCCAAGCATGTAGAGCAGTAAGCGAACCGATTATAGGATATACTATTAAAAATATTTCTATAGGCAAGTTGCTTGCCCAATTATTTAAAATTACCGAAGATTTTGGTATGGAGGTACAACCACAATTGTTACTATTACAAAAAACTATAGTAGTAGTTGAGGGGGTAGGACGGCAGCTCGATCCAGAAATTAACATGTGGCAACTTATAGAACCATGGATCAAGAAGTGGGCAGCAAAAAATCTTAGCCTAGAGGCAAAACTTCTTAGGGTTTTAAAACATTTAGTAACAGAGTCCCTGCAAAAGATCATTTAA
- the tmk gene encoding dTMP kinase — protein sequence MSIKSGKFITFEGGEGCGKSTQSDMLYKYLLSQNILADLTREVGGTIAAEKMRDILVYQDLLPMSELLQVMAARYEHMHKRIIPKLNSGVSVICDRFIDSTACYQGQDVGSDLVYDLHKSLISPVMPDITFFIDIEPNIALERAWARGNNNKFENKNIEFHQKVYNRFQYISDKFPERIVKINALDLSANEIHDIIVVMLIRKLGKLDNKK from the coding sequence ATGTCAATTAAAAGTGGTAAATTCATTACCTTTGAAGGCGGAGAAGGGTGCGGTAAATCCACCCAAAGCGATATGTTATATAAGTATTTACTGTCACAAAATATTCTAGCTGATTTAACACGTGAAGTGGGTGGAACTATTGCGGCTGAAAAGATGCGTGACATTTTAGTTTATCAGGATTTATTACCTATGTCAGAATTACTGCAAGTCATGGCAGCACGTTATGAACATATGCATAAAAGGATTATTCCTAAACTAAACTCTGGGGTTTCAGTTATTTGTGATAGGTTTATAGATTCTACGGCTTGTTATCAGGGGCAAGATGTAGGCAGTGATTTAGTGTATGACCTTCATAAGTCTCTAATATCACCTGTGATGCCTGATATTACCTTTTTTATTGATATAGAGCCAAATATTGCTTTAGAAAGGGCGTGGGCAAGAGGTAATAATAATAAATTTGAAAATAAAAATATTGAATTTCATCAAAAAGTTTATAATAGGTTTCAGTATATATCAGATAAATTTCCAGAAAGAATAGTAAAAATAAACGCCTTAGATCTTAGTGCAAACGAAATTCATGATATAATTGTTGTGATGCTCATACGAAAGCTTGGTAAATTAGATAATAAAAAATAA
- a CDS encoding cytochrome c oxidase assembly protein, which translates to MLQKSNRKFALALVSLALSMVFLSFASIPIYNLFCKVTGYGGTTARQELNIYSPKKGTRVITIEFDSNVDSNLPWRFIPKQRRATVIPGQNTLIFYESENLSNDDIIGTSVYNVTPNKAGKYFVKVHCFCFEEQLLKARDKMLMPVTFFIDSDFEEDKEMNDVDTITLSYSFYKVRVVEKDLMKFK; encoded by the coding sequence GTGTTACAAAAATCTAATAGGAAATTTGCCTTAGCCTTGGTTAGCTTAGCACTTAGTATGGTTTTTTTAAGCTTTGCATCGATACCAATTTACAATTTATTTTGTAAAGTCACTGGTTATGGCGGTACCACGGCAAGACAGGAGCTTAATATATATTCTCCTAAAAAGGGAACTAGAGTGATAACTATAGAATTTGACTCTAATGTTGATAGTAATTTACCTTGGCGATTTATTCCTAAACAAAGAAGGGCTACAGTTATCCCAGGACAAAATACGCTAATTTTTTATGAGTCTGAAAATTTAAGTAATGATGATATAATAGGAACTTCCGTTTATAATGTTACTCCTAATAAAGCCGGTAAGTATTTTGTTAAAGTACATTGTTTTTGTTTTGAAGAACAGCTATTAAAAGCAAGAGACAAAATGTTAATGCCCGTAACATTTTTTATAGATTCTGATTTTGAGGAAGATAAAGAAATGAATGATGTTGATACAATAACCCTATCTTATAGTTTTTATAAGGTAAGAGTTGTTGAAAAAGATTTAATGAAATTCAAATAA
- a CDS encoding transposase, which translates to MSKIIGLDVSKKWLDICLYESNNKPIYNRFSNDKLGHEELIKLTKEQEIKLIVCEPTGGYEADICQKLYNNKQQVHKVNTYSFNSFSKSVNLCKTDKKDAFKLAYYGDKMQLSANYLYQVESDTLKRYQQRREDLVLMLSNEKKRLHHSIDGIDKKSIEKLIKFLQNEIAELDKKLSEVIDESEELKEKVKILESVPGIGKCVAKKLISFLPELGNKNYSSNELSAIVGIAPYARDSGNKQGRRFIRGGRKIPRYALYMAVLAGKNGVKNGFQYLKALYDRLVNNFKPKKVAIVACMRKLLEVCHKLIQQKRCFVI; encoded by the coding sequence ATGAGTAAAATAATAGGTCTAGATGTAAGTAAAAAATGGTTAGATATATGTTTATATGAGTCTAACAATAAACCGATATATAATCGTTTTTCCAACGATAAGTTAGGGCATGAAGAACTGATAAAATTAACAAAAGAACAAGAAATTAAGCTAATAGTATGTGAACCTACTGGAGGTTATGAAGCGGATATTTGCCAAAAATTGTATAATAATAAACAACAGGTACATAAAGTCAATACATATAGCTTTAATTCATTTAGTAAATCGGTGAATTTGTGTAAAACTGATAAGAAGGACGCATTTAAATTAGCATATTATGGCGATAAGATGCAGCTTTCAGCTAATTATTTATATCAAGTTGAATCCGATACTTTGAAGAGATATCAGCAAAGGCGAGAAGATTTAGTATTAATGCTTAGCAATGAAAAGAAGAGGCTACATCATAGTATTGATGGTATTGATAAAAAGAGTATAGAAAAGCTCATTAAATTTTTACAGAATGAAATAGCTGAGCTTGATAAAAAATTAAGTGAAGTAATAGATGAGTCAGAAGAGTTGAAAGAGAAGGTAAAAATATTAGAGAGTGTGCCTGGTATTGGTAAATGCGTAGCTAAAAAACTAATTAGTTTTTTACCTGAATTAGGGAATAAAAATTATAGTAGTAATGAATTGTCAGCAATTGTAGGGATAGCTCCTTATGCCCGTGATAGTGGTAATAAGCAAGGACGAAGATTTATTAGAGGTGGCAGAAAAATACCACGATATGCTTTATATATGGCGGTATTGGCTGGTAAAAACGGTGTCAAAAATGGTTTTCAATATTTGAAAGCTTTATATGATAGGCTTGTTAACAATTTTAAACCTAAAAAGGTTGCTATAGTTGCATGCATGCGTAAACTACTTGAAGTATGCCATAAACTTATTCAACAAAAACGTTGTTTTGTTATTTAG
- the zapE gene encoding cell division protein ZapE: MSELKFDEKQLFLLSRIKNFAKQIENKSFFRFFNSSLLAKQGIYLYGNVGNGKTILMQHFFQILQIKKLMMHYQNFMQSVHKDIYRLQGKLKSKSNIIKIIAENYAKQAEVICIDEFEIKDITDAMIIGQLLLELIKCKVFIFITSNTKPEDLYKDGLQRNYFLPIIKEIYQRFEVMYLDSEHDYRLDKVIQAASRRIIYPINESNKLETQELISKLNHNNQFIPKDITVFGRKISFKMAGEKILVTDFEELFVRELGYVDYVHICQKFSVIMVENIRIISSDNTDLAVRFINFVDNAYFYKVVLFMTLQDEPIKIYQNGLRSNEFKRTISRLHEMNSGSYVN; encoded by the coding sequence TTGTCTGAATTAAAATTTGATGAAAAGCAGTTGTTTCTGCTTAGTAGAATCAAGAATTTTGCTAAACAAATTGAGAATAAATCCTTTTTTAGATTCTTTAATAGCAGTTTATTAGCAAAACAAGGTATCTATTTATATGGTAATGTAGGTAATGGCAAAACTATATTAATGCAACATTTTTTTCAAATATTGCAAATTAAGAAGTTAATGATGCATTACCAGAACTTTATGCAATCAGTACATAAAGATATTTATCGGTTACAAGGCAAATTAAAATCTAAGAGTAATATTATAAAAATCATTGCAGAAAATTATGCAAAACAAGCAGAAGTAATATGTATTGATGAGTTTGAGATTAAAGATATAACTGATGCGATGATCATAGGACAGCTACTACTTGAACTGATAAAATGTAAGGTATTTATCTTTATTACCAGTAATACCAAACCAGAAGATTTGTATAAAGATGGTTTACAAAGAAATTATTTTCTACCAATAATTAAAGAGATTTATCAAAGGTTTGAAGTCATGTACTTAGATAGTGAGCATGATTATCGATTAGATAAAGTTATACAAGCGGCTAGCAGACGCATAATCTATCCAATTAATGAAAGTAATAAATTGGAGACGCAAGAGCTTATTAGCAAGTTAAATCATAATAACCAATTTATTCCTAAAGATATTACTGTTTTCGGACGGAAAATATCTTTTAAAATGGCTGGTGAGAAAATATTAGTGACAGATTTTGAAGAGTTATTTGTAAGAGAATTAGGTTATGTTGATTATGTACATATTTGTCAAAAATTTTCTGTTATAATGGTAGAAAATATTCGTATAATAAGCTCTGATAATACAGACTTAGCTGTTAGGTTTATCAATTTTGTTGATAATGCTTATTTTTATAAAGTGGTATTATTTATGACCTTACAAGATGAGCCGATAAAAATATATCAGAATGGTTTGCGTAGTAATGAATTTAAGAGAACTATTTCAAGGTTACATGAAATGAATAGTGGTAGTTATGTCAATTAA
- a CDS encoding RadC family protein, producing MASLENFTEPNRILKQKVINQNVISSWSILIDYLKATMGNMKTEQFRILFLNKKNVLIADEVLSQGTIDQATIYPREIIKRALFNEAGAIILVHNHPSGVSKPSNTDIKLTHKIVETCANVNISVHDHVIIAANEYFSFKSNMLL from the coding sequence ATGGCTTCGTTAGAAAACTTCACAGAACCTAATAGGATACTAAAACAAAAAGTAATAAATCAGAATGTCATTAGTTCTTGGAGTATTCTAATAGACTATCTAAAAGCAACGATGGGTAATATGAAGACAGAACAGTTTCGTATCTTATTTTTAAATAAAAAGAATGTCCTGATTGCTGATGAAGTTTTAAGTCAAGGCACTATAGATCAGGCAACAATATATCCAAGAGAAATAATTAAAAGAGCTTTATTTAATGAAGCTGGGGCAATTATATTAGTACATAATCATCCAAGTGGTGTTAGTAAACCTTCAAATACTGATATTAAATTAACACACAAAATAGTAGAAACTTGTGCTAATGTGAATATATCTGTTCACGACCACGTGATTATTGCAGCTAATGAATATTTCAGTTTTAAATCTAATATGTTGTTATGA
- a CDS encoding IS5 family transposase, producing the protein MNYHIKIREWQQIIEILRKRKDIKTRNEDKLRRFIEAIWYITRSGCQWRLLPSVYGSWRAVHMRFKTWSNKGIWTDLFEQVQANPDMESTMIDATIVRAHACSAGYKKDSQDQEALGRSKGGFTTKIHALVDALGNPLKFILTAGQRHDITQANSLVKDIKNTMLLADKAYDSNAFIEQLEEQNCIAVIPSKKNRKQQREYDKHIYKERHSIECFFGKIKHFRRIFSRFDKTATAFLSFLQFVGAFIWLR; encoded by the coding sequence ATGAATTATCATATAAAAATCAGAGAATGGCAACAAATTATTGAAATATTAAGAAAAAGAAAAGATATAAAAACAAGAAATGAGGATAAGCTTAGACGATTTATTGAAGCAATATGGTACATAACACGTTCAGGATGCCAATGGCGGTTGTTACCGAGTGTTTATGGTTCATGGCGAGCAGTGCATATGAGGTTTAAAACTTGGTCTAATAAAGGAATATGGACCGATTTGTTTGAGCAAGTACAAGCTAATCCTGACATGGAATCAACAATGATTGACGCTACTATAGTTCGTGCCCATGCATGCTCAGCAGGTTATAAAAAAGATAGCCAAGATCAAGAAGCTTTAGGGCGTAGTAAAGGAGGTTTTACTACTAAAATCCATGCCTTAGTTGACGCTCTTGGTAATCCTTTAAAGTTTATTTTAACTGCAGGTCAAAGACATGACATTACACAAGCCAACTCATTGGTTAAAGATATTAAAAATACTATGCTCCTTGCCGATAAGGCATATGATAGCAATGCTTTTATTGAGCAGCTTGAAGAGCAAAATTGTATAGCTGTTATTCCATCAAAAAAGAACCGAAAACAGCAAAGGGAGTACGATAAACATATCTATAAAGAACGTCATTCGATCGAATGTTTTTTTGGTAAAATTAAACATTTTAGACGAATTTTTTCGAGATTTGATAAAACTGCTACTGCTTTCTTGTCTTTTTTGCAATTTGTTGGAGCTTTTATATGGCTTCGTTAG
- the rpoH gene encoding RNA polymerase sigma factor RpoH: MTNKISVPVISAESGFYQYLQKINKIPSLSQEEEFLLAKAYLEQNDLEAAHKLVTSHLKLVAKIAIRYRNYGLPLNELVSEGNLGLMQAVKKYNPDLGFRLSTYALWWVKASIHEYVLRSWSLVKMGTTAAQKKLFFSLGKIKHKIANLYSRAVTDQDFVQIAQELGVTSNEVSEMNARLSGPDLSLNNLVNSDDDGGSELIEFLPETRPSQELKLISQEDSANKHSLLTQAMKILNDRELHILTERKLTDSPKTLDILSMEYKISKERIRQIENTAFEKVKNFILQQMPKPV; the protein is encoded by the coding sequence ATGACTAACAAAATCAGTGTGCCAGTAATTTCTGCAGAATCAGGGTTTTATCAATATTTGCAAAAAATTAATAAAATCCCATCACTTTCACAAGAAGAGGAGTTTTTACTTGCCAAAGCCTATCTTGAACAAAATGATCTAGAAGCTGCTCATAAGTTAGTAACTAGCCACTTGAAATTAGTAGCAAAAATTGCTATTAGATATAGAAACTATGGGTTACCTCTAAATGAACTTGTATCAGAAGGAAATTTAGGTCTGATGCAAGCAGTAAAGAAATATAATCCTGATTTAGGTTTTCGCTTGTCTACTTACGCCTTGTGGTGGGTTAAAGCTTCAATCCATGAATATGTCTTAAGGTCTTGGTCTTTGGTTAAAATGGGTACTACAGCAGCACAAAAAAAGCTATTCTTTAGTCTTGGTAAAATTAAGCATAAAATTGCTAATCTATATTCTAGGGCTGTCACAGATCAGGATTTTGTTCAAATTGCTCAAGAACTTGGAGTGACAAGCAATGAAGTTAGTGAAATGAATGCTAGGTTATCTGGTCCGGATTTATCATTGAACAATTTAGTAAATAGTGATGATGATGGTGGTAGCGAATTAATTGAATTTTTACCAGAAACTCGTCCAAGTCAAGAACTAAAATTAATTAGCCAAGAGGATTCTGCTAATAAACATAGTTTGTTAACTCAAGCGATGAAGATATTGAATGATCGAGAATTACATATTCTTACTGAGCGTAAATTAACAGATTCTCCGAAAACTCTGGATATTCTTAGTATGGAATATAAAATTTCTAAGGAAAGAATTAGACAGATTGAAAACACCGCATTTGAGAAAGTGAAAAACTTTATACTTCAACAAATGCCAAAACCTGTTTAA
- a CDS encoding DUF721 domain-containing protein: MKPLSHDINIIIRRIFCKQHPLLAEIMINWSKIVGSKFSSKTIPLKIAKIKEKGQLINILHVQAENSSIALEISYYQQIIIERISVYLGFKAIHSIKTTIYIP; the protein is encoded by the coding sequence ATGAAACCACTCAGCCATGACATCAACATAATTATTAGACGAATCTTTTGCAAGCAGCACCCATTGCTTGCAGAAATTATGATTAATTGGAGCAAGATTGTTGGATCAAAATTTAGTAGCAAAACTATTCCTCTAAAAATAGCTAAAATTAAAGAGAAAGGACAGTTAATAAATATTTTACATGTACAAGCAGAAAATTCGAGTATTGCTTTAGAAATATCATACTATCAACAGATAATCATTGAGCGTATTTCGGTTTATCTGGGTTTTAAGGCTATACATAGCATAAAAACTACAATTTATATACCGTGA
- a CDS encoding UPF0758 domain-containing protein, which yields MKDNTPHYIGHRQRLRQRIIVSAENLADYELLEMILFSVIPRKDVKPLAKELLTRFGSLADLVNTDKEKLLNIKGTNDNLYINFVIMRELTRFCEVL from the coding sequence ATGAAAGATAATACTCCTCATTATATTGGGCATAGACAACGTCTAAGGCAACGTATTATTGTTTCTGCAGAGAATCTTGCAGATTATGAATTACTTGAAATGATATTATTTTCTGTAATACCTAGAAAAGATGTAAAACCATTAGCGAAGGAATTACTAACACGATTTGGTAGTCTCGCTGATTTAGTAAATACAGATAAAGAAAAACTGCTTAACATTAAAGGAACTAATGATAATTTATACATAAATTTTGTTATTATGCGTGAATTGACTAGGTTCTGTGAAGTTTTGTAA